In Desulfobulbaceae bacterium, the following proteins share a genomic window:
- the sucD gene encoding succinate--CoA ligase subunit alpha, with product MSIFVGSQTRVVVQGITGKEGQFHATQCIEYGTQVVAGVTPGKGGQFVGTVPVFNTVEEAKEATSANCSLIFVPPAFAADAILEAVDAELDLIVAITEGIPQLDMLKVKHMLKAKRSRLIGPNCPGIITPGQCKVGIMPGKIHKSGGPIGVVSRSGTLTYEVVNQLTQQGIGQTTCVGIGGDPVNGTNFIDCLEAFENDPETKGVVMVGEIGGTAEEEACRFIAEHVSKPVVGFIAGLTAPPGRRMGHAGAIVSGGSGTAEAKIEAMKASGINVCENLGSLGAFCLGVFRNI from the coding sequence TTGAGCATTTTTGTCGGCAGTCAGACCAGGGTGGTTGTCCAGGGTATAACCGGTAAGGAAGGTCAGTTCCACGCCACGCAGTGCATTGAATATGGTACTCAGGTGGTTGCTGGGGTTACCCCCGGTAAAGGTGGTCAGTTTGTAGGTACTGTACCTGTTTTTAATACTGTTGAGGAGGCAAAAGAGGCCACTTCAGCAAACTGTTCCCTTATTTTTGTCCCCCCGGCCTTTGCAGCAGATGCAATACTGGAAGCTGTTGATGCCGAACTTGACCTTATAGTTGCTATAACCGAGGGCATCCCTCAGCTTGATATGCTGAAAGTGAAACATATGCTTAAGGCTAAGCGCAGTCGGCTTATTGGCCCGAACTGCCCAGGCATTATAACACCTGGCCAGTGTAAAGTTGGCATCATGCCCGGCAAAATTCACAAAAGCGGTGGTCCTATCGGAGTTGTCTCCCGTTCCGGCACCCTAACCTATGAGGTTGTTAATCAATTGACCCAGCAAGGTATTGGCCAGACCACCTGCGTCGGTATTGGCGGGGATCCAGTAAATGGCACAAATTTTATAGATTGTTTAGAGGCCTTTGAGAACGATCCGGAAACAAAAGGAGTTGTTATGGTTGGCGAGATTGGCGGTACGGCCGAGGAAGAGGCTTGCCGATTTATAGCTGAGCATGTATCCAAACCAGTGGTCGGATTTATTGCCGGGTTGACGGCGCCACCAGGAAGACGTATGGGCCACGCCGGTGCAATCGTCAGTGGTGGAAGCGGCACTGCCGAGGCCAAGATTGAGGCCATGAAGGCAAGTGGGATTAACGTCTGTGAAAATCTTGGTTCCCTCGGGGCTTTTTGTCTTGGTGTCTTTAGGAATATTTGA
- a CDS encoding cobalamin B12-binding domain-containing protein, with amino-acid sequence MTRKDKIYRVLVAKPGLDGHDRGAKYIARALRDEGFEVIYTGIRRTPAEIAAAAVQEDVSAIGLSSLSGAHMNLFPAVIDELKKLGAGDIPVLGGGVIPQEDIALLKEAGIVSLFTPGTSVDVIIAAFRNACESCGK; translated from the coding sequence ATGACAAGAAAAGATAAAATATACAGAGTTCTTGTTGCCAAACCCGGTTTAGATGGTCATGACCGTGGAGCAAAGTATATTGCTCGGGCCTTGCGTGATGAAGGTTTTGAAGTCATATATACCGGCATTCGCAGAACGCCGGCCGAGATTGCAGCTGCAGCGGTGCAGGAAGATGTTTCGGCCATTGGCCTGTCATCACTTTCTGGTGCTCATATGAACTTGTTTCCTGCTGTTATTGACGAGCTTAAGAAACTTGGTGCGGGAGATATCCCTGTACTTGGCGGCGGAGTAATTCCGCAAGAGGATATTGCGCTTTTAAAAGAGGCCGGGATTGTATCGCTTTTTACACCCGGAACCTCAGTGGATGTTATCATCGCAGCGTTCCGAAATGCCTGTGAGTCCTGCGGTAAGTAA
- the meaB gene encoding methylmalonyl Co-A mutase-associated GTPase MeaB: MLSSQRSEMPVSPAVSNFMDRTADILAGIDRRSPRAIARAISLVENGDTCAAEILAGLNTDSSAYIVLGITGPPGAGKSTLTDSLISYFRSENKRVGVIAVDPSSPLTGGAILGDRIRMMKHATDVDVVMRSMATRGRLGGICNATGAAVRIMASSGCEIVLIETVGVGQSEIDVIGLADQTIMVLAPGLGDDIQAMKAGILEVADFVAVNKADLPGSDTLIMEMEQVFRDRGVADTSVVDRVYATIAPEGKGVAELVSAVDALEAHLCQSGRKDRQRRDKFNKQVLDWSLELIKPELESEIIRGNYPVTGDPRQYAQQLVRKL, from the coding sequence ATGTTATCATCGCAGCGTTCCGAAATGCCTGTGAGTCCTGCGGTAAGTAATTTTATGGATCGCACTGCTGATATTCTGGCCGGGATTGATCGTAGAAGTCCACGTGCTATTGCCAGGGCAATCTCATTAGTTGAAAACGGTGATACCTGTGCGGCTGAAATTTTAGCAGGTCTTAACACCGATTCGTCAGCATATATTGTTTTGGGAATTACCGGCCCCCCTGGTGCCGGTAAATCGACTTTAACCGATTCCTTGATCAGTTATTTCCGCAGCGAAAATAAGCGAGTTGGTGTCATCGCAGTTGATCCTTCCTCGCCACTTACAGGTGGTGCGATATTAGGTGACCGCATTCGCATGATGAAGCATGCCACCGATGTTGATGTTGTCATGCGATCAATGGCAACCCGGGGCCGTCTTGGCGGAATTTGCAATGCAACAGGTGCGGCGGTTCGGATAATGGCAAGTTCCGGTTGTGAGATTGTTCTTATTGAAACTGTTGGTGTCGGGCAGTCCGAAATCGATGTTATCGGTCTTGCCGATCAAACGATAATGGTCTTAGCTCCCGGACTTGGCGATGATATTCAGGCAATGAAGGCGGGAATTCTGGAAGTCGCTGATTTTGTAGCTGTCAACAAGGCTGATCTGCCTGGATCTGATACTCTGATCATGGAAATGGAGCAGGTATTTCGTGACCGCGGTGTTGCAGATACCTCGGTAGTTGATCGGGTTTACGCAACTATTGCCCCAGAGGGCAAGGGGGTTGCTGAACTGGTTAGCGCAGTTGATGCCTTAGAAGCGCATCTTTGTCAAAGCGGCCGGAAAGATCGGCAAAGACGTGATAAATTTAATAAACAAGTACTTGATTGGAGCCTTGAGCTTATAAAACCTGAGCTTGAATCAGAAATTATCCGGGGAAACTATCCTGTGACGGGAGACCCCCGACAGTATGCCCAGCAGCTTGTGAGAAAATTATGA